In the genome of Lathyrus oleraceus cultivar Zhongwan6 chromosome 4, CAAS_Psat_ZW6_1.0, whole genome shotgun sequence, the window TTTGATTTGTCAGAAATCGAAGATTGAGCATTAGAAGTCGTCTGGTTTGTTACAACCGTTATCTATTCCtgaatggaaatgggatagtatttctATGGATTTTTTTTCTGGTTTACCTAGGACTCAGAGtaattgtgaagctatttgggttattgtggacaggttgacgaaatatGCTCACTTtattccgattagaatggattatccgaTGGAGAGGCTTGCAAagctgtatattgagaaaattgtcAATTTGCATGATATTCCGTCTAGCATTGTGTCAGATAGGGATGCGAGatttactttgagattttgggaaggtttgcaacGTGCTTTGGGTACAAAGTTTTGtttgagttctgcttatcatccgTAGACAGATGGTCGTGCTaagaggacgattcagtcgcttgaagatcttttgagagcttgtgttttggaacaaggaggtgcttgggatatttatttgcctttgattgagtttacctacaacaatatTTTTAATTCGAGTATTGTATGGctccgtttgaagctttgtatggtagaaggtgtaggacgcctttgtgttggtacgaatctAAAGAGAGTGTTATGGTTGGACCTGAGATAGTTCAACAGACTATTGATAAGATTGAAATGATCAGAGAGAAGATAAAGgtttctcagagtcgtcagaagagttaccatgacaagagAAGGAAAGCACTTGAGTTTGAGGTAGATAATCATGTATTTTTAAGAGATACTCCGgtaacgggtgttggtagagcattaaagtcgcgtaagttgacgtCGTGTTTTATTGGTCTGTATCAGATTTCTGAGAAAGTAGGTGATGTGGCTTATCGGATTACATTGCCTCCGTCACTTGTTAATCTCCATGATGTGTTTCAcgtgtctcaattgaggagatacattgtggatccttcgcatgttgtcCAATTAGATGATGTTGAGGTTAGAGATAATTTGACTGTGGAGACATTACCTATGCGGATAGAAGATAGAGAGGTGAAACAACTTCGTGGTAAAGAGATCACTTTGGTGAAAGTCGTTTGGGGAGGACCGGCTGGTGGAAATGTGACGTGGGAGCTTGAGAGCCAGATGAGGGATTCATATCCCGAGTTGTTTCCTTGAGGTAATTTCCAAGGACGCAAATGTTTCAAGTGgaggagagttgtaacaccccgatttaatttccgtatttatttattatgtgtttattttaattaatcattattttgtgtgataattaattaaatatgtgttctggtgattatttgaattatttgaatatatgtgttatttgaataattgaattttatgCGTAGAAATAACAATTATCTAGTAACGAGCCTAATTAATTAGAATGAATGGATAAGTGGGTTAAGTCCATTATGAGTTAAAAAGATAGTAAGGGTTTTAGAAGTTAGAGTTAGTTTTGtaaaacaagagaagaagagataatagaagagaagagaagagaaagaggaGAAGAGGAAACTAGAAGAAGAAGGACCTAGAGATTTCATCTATACTAAGGTAAGGGTAGGATTTCAAGTGATCATGGGTAAACATAATGTATGTAATGTATGTGAGTTAGATATCATGAACTTAGGAtttggggattttgatttttgagaaaccCTAACATGTGTTTATGTTTTAATCCATAAAATTGATAATTATGTTATGTTATGATGTTTCTATATTGAATTCCATGAATGAGTATGTGTATAGAACATGATTTGGTGTATAATTGCATGTTTGAGTTTCACTTGAAAATAGTTGATTTGAGATTTTGGTGAATACTAGTGGAGCTTAGAATCTTGTTTCTATGATCCTAATGgttgctatatatatatatatatatatatatatatatatatatatatatatatatatatatatatatatatatatatatatatatatattgtataactatttatttcatgaaaaatgatgaaTTAATGTGGTTTTATGATGAAAATTCGTGTTGGACAGCAGCATTTTCGCAACAACAAATTTTCTGGTTTTGACACCATTTTGAAAAACTTGTAAATTCAataacttttgaaccgtaactcCGTTTGAGGTGCCGTTTGGACCGTTACGTAGCTAAGAATATTATATATAACGTGAAATTCATTTTGGTAACAGTAGATTAATATTTTATCAAAAGAATCCTAGTGTGGATGTATATTGTATGtgtggtgaatgtgaatgacatgttt includes:
- the LOC127138042 gene encoding uncharacterized protein LOC127138042, with amino-acid sequence MVGPEIVQQTIDKIEMIREKIKVSQSRQKSYHDKRRKALEFEVDNHVFLRDTPVTGVGRALKSRKLTSCFIGLYQISEKVGDVAYRITLPPSLVNLHDVFHVSQLRRYIVDPSHVVQLDDVEVRDNLTVETLPMRIEDREVKQLRGKEITLVKVVWGGPAGGNVTWELESQMRDSYPELFP